From a single Mus musculus strain C57BL/6J chromosome 12, GRCm38.p6 C57BL/6J genomic region:
- the Wdr20 gene encoding WD repeat-containing protein 20 isoform X3 — MLNKHSSTETSPQPKAYEVLQLLGPPRSPNVEDIQIQIRHLSKAADLSKPIDKRIYKGTQPTCHDFNLLTATAESVSLLVGFSAGQVQLIDPIKKETSKLFNEERLIDKSRVTCVKWVPGSESLFLVAHSSGNMYLYNVEHTCGTTAPHYQLLKQGESFAVHTCKSKSTRNPLLKWTVGEGALNEFAFSPDGKFLACVSQDGFLRVFNFDSVELHGTMKSYFGGLLCVCWSPDGKYIVTGGEDDLVTVWSFLDCRVIARGHGHKSWVSVVAFDPYTTSVEESDPMEFSGSDEDFQDLLHFGRDRANSTQSRLSKRNSTDSRPVSVTYRFGSVGQDTQLCLWDLTEDILFPHQPLSRARTHTNVMNATSPPAGSNGNSVTTPGNSVPPPLPRSNSLPHSAVSNAASKGSVMDGAIASGVSKFATLSLHDRKERHHEKDHKRNHSMGHISSKSSDKLNLVTKAKTDPAKTLGTSLCPRMEDVPLLEPLICKKIAHERLTVLVFLEDCIVTACQEGFICTWARPGKVPAEQFCRQEDRVQGVLQDQN, encoded by the exons GCTGCCGACCTGAGTAAACCCATAGATAAGAGGATATACAAAGGGACGCAGCCCACTTGCCATGACTTCAACCTCCTCACAGCTACAGCAGAGAGCGTCTCTCTCCTAGTGGGCTTTTCCGCAGGCCAAGTCCAGCTTATAGACCCAATCAAGAAAGAGACCAGCAAGCTGTTTAATGAGGAA AGACTAATAGACAAGTCCCGCGTAACCTGTGTCAAATGGGTTCCTGGTTCGGAAAGCCTTTTCCTAGTAGCCCATTCAAGTGGGAACATGTACTTATATAATGTGGAGCACACTTGTGGCACCACAGCCCCCCACTACCAGCTCCTGAAGCAGGGAGAAAGCTTTGCCGTGCACACTTGCAAGAGCAAATCCACGAGGAACCCTCTCCTTAAGTGGACGGTGGGCGAGGGGGCCCTCAACGAGTTTGCTTTCTCCCCAGATGGCAAGTTCTTAGCGTGTGTGAGCCAGGACGGGTTTCTGCGTGTGTTCAACTTTGACTCAGTGGAGCTGCACGGTACAATGAAAAGCTACTTTGGGGGCTTGCTTTGTGTGTGCTGGAGCCCAGATGGCAAGTACATTGTGACAGGTGGAGAGGACGACTTGGTGACAGTCTGGTCCTTTCTAGACTGCCGAGTAATAGCTAGAGGCCATGGGCACAAATCCTGGGTCAGTGTTGTAGCATTTGATCCCTATACTACTAGTGTAGAAGAAAGTGACCCTATGGAGTTTAGTGGCAGTGACGAGGACTTCCAGGACCTTCTTCATTTTGGCAGAGATCGAGCGAACAGTACACAGTCTAGGCTATCCAAACGGAACTCTACAGACAGTCGCCCTGTAAGTGTTACGTATCGGTTTGGTTCGGTGGGCCAGGATACACAGCTGTGTTTATGGGACCTTACAGAAGACATCCTTTTCCCTCACCAGCCCCTCTCAAGAGCAAGGACACATACAAACGTTATGAATGCCACAAGTCCGCCTGCCGGAAGCAATGGGAACAGTGTCACTACACCTGGGAACTCTGTGCCCCCTCCATTGCCACGGTCCAATAGCCTTCCACATTCAGCAGTCTCCAATGCTGCTAGCAAAGGCAGCGTCATGGACGGGGCCATTGCCTCCGGGGTCAGCAAGTTTGCAACTCTGTCGCTACATGACCGGAAGGAGAGACACCACGAGAAAGACCATAAACGAAACCATAGTATGGGACACATTTCCAGCAAGAGCAGTGATAAACTGAACCTAGTTACTAAAGCCAAAACGGACCCAGCTAAAACTCTGGGGACATCCCTGTGTCCTCGGATGGAAGATGTTCCCTTGTTAGAGCCACTGATCTGTAAAAAGATAGCTCATGAAAGACTGACGGTATTGGTTTTTCTTGAAGACTGTATAGTCACTGCTTGTCAGGAGGGATTTATTTGCACATGGGCAAGGCCCGGTAAAGTG CCGGCAGAGCAGTTCTGCAGGCAGGAGGACAGAGTGCAAGGTGTTCTCCAAGACCAGAACTAA
- the Wdr20 gene encoding WD repeat-containing protein 20 isoform 4 (isoform 4 is encoded by transcript variant 4): MSQRLIDKSRVTCVKWVPGSESLFLVAHSSGNMYLYNVEHTCGTTAPHYQLLKQGESFAVHTCKSKSTRNPLLKWTVGEGALNEFAFSPDGKFLACVSQDGFLRVFNFDSVELHGTMKSYFGGLLCVCWSPDGKYIVTGGEDDLVTVWSFLDCRVIARGHGHKSWVSVVAFDPYTTSVEESDPMEFSGSDEDFQDLLHFGRDRANSTQSRLSKRNSTDSRPVSVTYRFGSVGQDTQLCLWDLTEDILFPHQPLSRARTHTNVMNATSPPAGSNGNSVTTPGNSVPPPLPRSNSLPHSAVSNAASKGSVMDGAIASGVSKFATLSLHDRKERHHEKDHKRNHSMGHISSKSSDKLNLVTKAKTDPAKTLGTSLCPRMEDVPLLEPLICKKIAHERLTVLVFLEDCIVTACQEGFICTWARPGKVVSFNP; this comes from the exons ATGAGTCAG AGACTAATAGACAAGTCCCGCGTAACCTGTGTCAAATGGGTTCCTGGTTCGGAAAGCCTTTTCCTAGTAGCCCATTCAAGTGGGAACATGTACTTATATAATGTGGAGCACACTTGTGGCACCACAGCCCCCCACTACCAGCTCCTGAAGCAGGGAGAAAGCTTTGCCGTGCACACTTGCAAGAGCAAATCCACGAGGAACCCTCTCCTTAAGTGGACGGTGGGCGAGGGGGCCCTCAACGAGTTTGCTTTCTCCCCAGATGGCAAGTTCTTAGCGTGTGTGAGCCAGGACGGGTTTCTGCGTGTGTTCAACTTTGACTCAGTGGAGCTGCACGGTACAATGAAAAGCTACTTTGGGGGCTTGCTTTGTGTGTGCTGGAGCCCAGATGGCAAGTACATTGTGACAGGTGGAGAGGACGACTTGGTGACAGTCTGGTCCTTTCTAGACTGCCGAGTAATAGCTAGAGGCCATGGGCACAAATCCTGGGTCAGTGTTGTAGCATTTGATCCCTATACTACTAGTGTAGAAGAAAGTGACCCTATGGAGTTTAGTGGCAGTGACGAGGACTTCCAGGACCTTCTTCATTTTGGCAGAGATCGAGCGAACAGTACACAGTCTAGGCTATCCAAACGGAACTCTACAGACAGTCGCCCTGTAAGTGTTACGTATCGGTTTGGTTCGGTGGGCCAGGATACACAGCTGTGTTTATGGGACCTTACAGAAGACATCCTTTTCCCTCACCAGCCCCTCTCAAGAGCAAGGACACATACAAACGTTATGAATGCCACAAGTCCGCCTGCCGGAAGCAATGGGAACAGTGTCACTACACCTGGGAACTCTGTGCCCCCTCCATTGCCACGGTCCAATAGCCTTCCACATTCAGCAGTCTCCAATGCTGCTAGCAAAGGCAGCGTCATGGACGGGGCCATTGCCTCCGGGGTCAGCAAGTTTGCAACTCTGTCGCTACATGACCGGAAGGAGAGACACCACGAGAAAGACCATAAACGAAACCATAGTATGGGACACATTTCCAGCAAGAGCAGTGATAAACTGAACCTAGTTACTAAAGCCAAAACGGACCCAGCTAAAACTCTGGGGACATCCCTGTGTCCTCGGATGGAAGATGTTCCCTTGTTAGAGCCACTGATCTGTAAAAAGATAGCTCATGAAAGACTGACGGTATTGGTTTTTCTTGAAGACTGTATAGTCACTGCTTGTCAGGAGGGATTTATTTGCACATGGGCAAGGCCCGGTAAAGTGGTAAGTTTTAATCCTTAA
- the Wdr20 gene encoding WD repeat-containing protein 20 isoform 3 (isoform 3 is encoded by transcript variant 3) encodes MLNKHSSTETSPQPKAYEVLQLLGPPRSPNVEDIQIQIRHLSKAADLSKPIDKRIYKGTQPTCHDFNLLTATAESVSLLVGFSAGQVQLIDPIKKETSKLFNEERLIDKSRVTCVKWVPGSESLFLVAHSSGNMYLYNVEHTCGTTAPHYQLLKQGESFAVHTCKSKSTRNPLLKWTVGEGALNEFAFSPDGKFLACVSQDGFLRVFNFDSVELHGTMKSYFGGLLCVCWSPDGKYIVTGGEDDLVTVWSFLDCRVIARGHGHKSWVSVVAFDPYTTSVEESDPMEFSGSDEDFQDLLHFGRDRANSTQSRLSKRNSTDSRPVSVTYRFGSVGQDTQLCLWDLTEDILFPHQPLSRARTHTNVMNATSPPAGSNGNSVTTPGNSVPPPLPRSNSLPHSAVSNAASKGSVMDGAIASGVSKFATLSLHDRKERHHEKDHKRNHSMGHISSKSSDKLNLVTKAKTDPAKTLGTSLCPRMEDVPLLEPLICKKIAHERLTVLVFLEDCIVTACQEGFICTWARPGKVVSFNP; translated from the exons GCTGCCGACCTGAGTAAACCCATAGATAAGAGGATATACAAAGGGACGCAGCCCACTTGCCATGACTTCAACCTCCTCACAGCTACAGCAGAGAGCGTCTCTCTCCTAGTGGGCTTTTCCGCAGGCCAAGTCCAGCTTATAGACCCAATCAAGAAAGAGACCAGCAAGCTGTTTAATGAGGAA AGACTAATAGACAAGTCCCGCGTAACCTGTGTCAAATGGGTTCCTGGTTCGGAAAGCCTTTTCCTAGTAGCCCATTCAAGTGGGAACATGTACTTATATAATGTGGAGCACACTTGTGGCACCACAGCCCCCCACTACCAGCTCCTGAAGCAGGGAGAAAGCTTTGCCGTGCACACTTGCAAGAGCAAATCCACGAGGAACCCTCTCCTTAAGTGGACGGTGGGCGAGGGGGCCCTCAACGAGTTTGCTTTCTCCCCAGATGGCAAGTTCTTAGCGTGTGTGAGCCAGGACGGGTTTCTGCGTGTGTTCAACTTTGACTCAGTGGAGCTGCACGGTACAATGAAAAGCTACTTTGGGGGCTTGCTTTGTGTGTGCTGGAGCCCAGATGGCAAGTACATTGTGACAGGTGGAGAGGACGACTTGGTGACAGTCTGGTCCTTTCTAGACTGCCGAGTAATAGCTAGAGGCCATGGGCACAAATCCTGGGTCAGTGTTGTAGCATTTGATCCCTATACTACTAGTGTAGAAGAAAGTGACCCTATGGAGTTTAGTGGCAGTGACGAGGACTTCCAGGACCTTCTTCATTTTGGCAGAGATCGAGCGAACAGTACACAGTCTAGGCTATCCAAACGGAACTCTACAGACAGTCGCCCTGTAAGTGTTACGTATCGGTTTGGTTCGGTGGGCCAGGATACACAGCTGTGTTTATGGGACCTTACAGAAGACATCCTTTTCCCTCACCAGCCCCTCTCAAGAGCAAGGACACATACAAACGTTATGAATGCCACAAGTCCGCCTGCCGGAAGCAATGGGAACAGTGTCACTACACCTGGGAACTCTGTGCCCCCTCCATTGCCACGGTCCAATAGCCTTCCACATTCAGCAGTCTCCAATGCTGCTAGCAAAGGCAGCGTCATGGACGGGGCCATTGCCTCCGGGGTCAGCAAGTTTGCAACTCTGTCGCTACATGACCGGAAGGAGAGACACCACGAGAAAGACCATAAACGAAACCATAGTATGGGACACATTTCCAGCAAGAGCAGTGATAAACTGAACCTAGTTACTAAAGCCAAAACGGACCCAGCTAAAACTCTGGGGACATCCCTGTGTCCTCGGATGGAAGATGTTCCCTTGTTAGAGCCACTGATCTGTAAAAAGATAGCTCATGAAAGACTGACGGTATTGGTTTTTCTTGAAGACTGTATAGTCACTGCTTGTCAGGAGGGATTTATTTGCACATGGGCAAGGCCCGGTAAAGTGGTAAGTTTTAATCCTTAA
- the Wdr20 gene encoding WD repeat-containing protein 20 isoform X5: MYLYNVEHTCGTTAPHYQLLKQGESFAVHTCKSKSTRNPLLKWTVGEGALNEFAFSPDGKFLACVSQDGFLRVFNFDSVELHGTMKSYFGGLLCVCWSPDGKYIVTGGEDDLVTVWSFLDCRVIARGHGHKSWVSVVAFDPYTTSVEESDPMEFSGSDEDFQDLLHFGRDRANSTQSRLSKRNSTDSRPVSVTYRFGSVGQDTQLCLWDLTEDILFPHQPLSRARTHTNVMNATSPPAGSNGNSVTTPGNSVPPPLPRSNSLPHSAVSNAASKGSVMDGAIASGVSKFATLSLHDRKERHHEKDHKRNHSMGHISSKSSDKLNLVTKAKTDPAKTLGTSLCPRMEDVPLLEPLICKKIAHERLTVLVFLEDCIVTACQEGFICTWARPGKVPAEQFCRQEDRVQGVLQDQN, encoded by the exons ATGTACTTATATAATGTGGAGCACACTTGTGGCACCACAGCCCCCCACTACCAGCTCCTGAAGCAGGGAGAAAGCTTTGCCGTGCACACTTGCAAGAGCAAATCCACGAGGAACCCTCTCCTTAAGTGGACGGTGGGCGAGGGGGCCCTCAACGAGTTTGCTTTCTCCCCAGATGGCAAGTTCTTAGCGTGTGTGAGCCAGGACGGGTTTCTGCGTGTGTTCAACTTTGACTCAGTGGAGCTGCACGGTACAATGAAAAGCTACTTTGGGGGCTTGCTTTGTGTGTGCTGGAGCCCAGATGGCAAGTACATTGTGACAGGTGGAGAGGACGACTTGGTGACAGTCTGGTCCTTTCTAGACTGCCGAGTAATAGCTAGAGGCCATGGGCACAAATCCTGGGTCAGTGTTGTAGCATTTGATCCCTATACTACTAGTGTAGAAGAAAGTGACCCTATGGAGTTTAGTGGCAGTGACGAGGACTTCCAGGACCTTCTTCATTTTGGCAGAGATCGAGCGAACAGTACACAGTCTAGGCTATCCAAACGGAACTCTACAGACAGTCGCCCTGTAAGTGTTACGTATCGGTTTGGTTCGGTGGGCCAGGATACACAGCTGTGTTTATGGGACCTTACAGAAGACATCCTTTTCCCTCACCAGCCCCTCTCAAGAGCAAGGACACATACAAACGTTATGAATGCCACAAGTCCGCCTGCCGGAAGCAATGGGAACAGTGTCACTACACCTGGGAACTCTGTGCCCCCTCCATTGCCACGGTCCAATAGCCTTCCACATTCAGCAGTCTCCAATGCTGCTAGCAAAGGCAGCGTCATGGACGGGGCCATTGCCTCCGGGGTCAGCAAGTTTGCAACTCTGTCGCTACATGACCGGAAGGAGAGACACCACGAGAAAGACCATAAACGAAACCATAGTATGGGACACATTTCCAGCAAGAGCAGTGATAAACTGAACCTAGTTACTAAAGCCAAAACGGACCCAGCTAAAACTCTGGGGACATCCCTGTGTCCTCGGATGGAAGATGTTCCCTTGTTAGAGCCACTGATCTGTAAAAAGATAGCTCATGAAAGACTGACGGTATTGGTTTTTCTTGAAGACTGTATAGTCACTGCTTGTCAGGAGGGATTTATTTGCACATGGGCAAGGCCCGGTAAAGTG CCGGCAGAGCAGTTCTGCAGGCAGGAGGACAGAGTGCAAGGTGTTCTCCAAGACCAGAACTAA
- the Wdr20 gene encoding WD repeat-containing protein 20 isoform X4 has translation MSQRLIDKSRVTCVKWVPGSESLFLVAHSSGNMYLYNVEHTCGTTAPHYQLLKQGESFAVHTCKSKSTRNPLLKWTVGEGALNEFAFSPDGKFLACVSQDGFLRVFNFDSVELHGTMKSYFGGLLCVCWSPDGKYIVTGGEDDLVTVWSFLDCRVIARGHGHKSWVSVVAFDPYTTSVEESDPMEFSGSDEDFQDLLHFGRDRANSTQSRLSKRNSTDSRPVSVTYRFGSVGQDTQLCLWDLTEDILFPHQPLSRARTHTNVMNATSPPAGSNGNSVTTPGNSVPPPLPRSNSLPHSAVSNAASKGSVMDGAIASGVSKFATLSLHDRKERHHEKDHKRNHSMGHISSKSSDKLNLVTKAKTDPAKTLGTSLCPRMEDVPLLEPLICKKIAHERLTVLVFLEDCIVTACQEGFICTWARPGKVPAEQFCRQEDRVQGVLQDQN, from the exons ATGAGTCAG AGACTAATAGACAAGTCCCGCGTAACCTGTGTCAAATGGGTTCCTGGTTCGGAAAGCCTTTTCCTAGTAGCCCATTCAAGTGGGAACATGTACTTATATAATGTGGAGCACACTTGTGGCACCACAGCCCCCCACTACCAGCTCCTGAAGCAGGGAGAAAGCTTTGCCGTGCACACTTGCAAGAGCAAATCCACGAGGAACCCTCTCCTTAAGTGGACGGTGGGCGAGGGGGCCCTCAACGAGTTTGCTTTCTCCCCAGATGGCAAGTTCTTAGCGTGTGTGAGCCAGGACGGGTTTCTGCGTGTGTTCAACTTTGACTCAGTGGAGCTGCACGGTACAATGAAAAGCTACTTTGGGGGCTTGCTTTGTGTGTGCTGGAGCCCAGATGGCAAGTACATTGTGACAGGTGGAGAGGACGACTTGGTGACAGTCTGGTCCTTTCTAGACTGCCGAGTAATAGCTAGAGGCCATGGGCACAAATCCTGGGTCAGTGTTGTAGCATTTGATCCCTATACTACTAGTGTAGAAGAAAGTGACCCTATGGAGTTTAGTGGCAGTGACGAGGACTTCCAGGACCTTCTTCATTTTGGCAGAGATCGAGCGAACAGTACACAGTCTAGGCTATCCAAACGGAACTCTACAGACAGTCGCCCTGTAAGTGTTACGTATCGGTTTGGTTCGGTGGGCCAGGATACACAGCTGTGTTTATGGGACCTTACAGAAGACATCCTTTTCCCTCACCAGCCCCTCTCAAGAGCAAGGACACATACAAACGTTATGAATGCCACAAGTCCGCCTGCCGGAAGCAATGGGAACAGTGTCACTACACCTGGGAACTCTGTGCCCCCTCCATTGCCACGGTCCAATAGCCTTCCACATTCAGCAGTCTCCAATGCTGCTAGCAAAGGCAGCGTCATGGACGGGGCCATTGCCTCCGGGGTCAGCAAGTTTGCAACTCTGTCGCTACATGACCGGAAGGAGAGACACCACGAGAAAGACCATAAACGAAACCATAGTATGGGACACATTTCCAGCAAGAGCAGTGATAAACTGAACCTAGTTACTAAAGCCAAAACGGACCCAGCTAAAACTCTGGGGACATCCCTGTGTCCTCGGATGGAAGATGTTCCCTTGTTAGAGCCACTGATCTGTAAAAAGATAGCTCATGAAAGACTGACGGTATTGGTTTTTCTTGAAGACTGTATAGTCACTGCTTGTCAGGAGGGATTTATTTGCACATGGGCAAGGCCCGGTAAAGTG CCGGCAGAGCAGTTCTGCAGGCAGGAGGACAGAGTGCAAGGTGTTCTCCAAGACCAGAACTAA